A genomic segment from Nocardiopsis sp. Huas11 encodes:
- a CDS encoding TetR/AcrR family transcriptional regulator: MAEHRYHHGDLRAVLLANAERALAERGPAALSLRELAREAGVSHAAPKRHFADKQALLDALALSGFERLTERLAKAAETPGATRDRVQALAGEYVGFTLDNTALMDLMYTRKYDSGSPEEMAEAVSRLVATVMRTIAEGQAEGEIIDGDPSVIALAVAATLQGFATIKGSSPRPDVESTLVGVVDMLLLGLVPR; encoded by the coding sequence ATGGCCGAGCACCGCTACCACCACGGTGACCTGCGCGCCGTCCTCCTCGCCAACGCCGAGCGCGCACTCGCCGAGCGCGGACCGGCGGCGCTGTCGCTGCGTGAGCTGGCCCGCGAGGCCGGAGTGAGCCACGCCGCGCCCAAACGGCACTTCGCGGACAAGCAGGCCCTGCTCGACGCCCTCGCCCTCTCGGGATTCGAGCGCCTCACCGAACGGCTCGCGAAGGCCGCCGAGACCCCCGGCGCCACCCGTGACCGTGTCCAGGCCCTGGCCGGCGAGTACGTGGGGTTCACGCTCGACAACACCGCCCTCATGGACCTGATGTACACGCGCAAGTACGACTCCGGGTCCCCGGAGGAGATGGCCGAGGCCGTGTCCCGGCTCGTCGCCACGGTCATGCGGACCATCGCCGAGGGCCAGGCGGAAGGTGAGATCATCGACGGCGACCCCTCCGTCATCGCCCTGGCGGTCGCGGCAACGCTGCAGGGGTTCGCGACGATCAAGGGCTCCTCGCCGCGGCCCGACGTCGAGTCGACGCTGGTCGGCGTGGTCGACATGCTCCTGCTCGGCCTCGTCCCGCGCTGA
- a CDS encoding oxidoreductase, translated as MSMDAVTLPDLSGRTAIVTGANSGLGVETTRMLAGMGARVVMAVRDVDKGREAADAVRGETEVRWLDLADLASVRAFAKEWKGDLHLLINNAGVMAIPESRTKDGFETQFGTNHLGHFALTNLLLEHVTGRVVTVSSSLHRRAPGIEFDNVDLVGRYTPYRAYNQSKLANLLFTLELQRRLADAGSPVLAVAAHPGYAATNLQSHSGSRVQRALLAVGNRVFAQNATAGALPTIYAATQDVPGAAYAGPKNMGGQRGAPALAGRSEAAWNSVAAHRLWALSEELTGVTFPLTSSTG; from the coding sequence ATGAGCATGGACGCCGTCACCCTCCCCGATCTCAGCGGCCGCACGGCGATCGTGACCGGTGCCAACAGCGGCCTGGGCGTCGAGACCACGCGCATGCTGGCCGGCATGGGCGCGCGGGTGGTGATGGCGGTACGCGACGTGGACAAGGGCCGCGAGGCCGCCGACGCCGTGCGGGGGGAGACCGAGGTACGGTGGCTCGACCTGGCCGACCTCGCCTCGGTGCGCGCCTTCGCCAAGGAGTGGAAGGGCGACCTCCACCTGCTCATCAACAACGCCGGTGTGATGGCCATCCCCGAGTCCAGGACCAAGGACGGCTTCGAGACCCAGTTCGGCACCAACCACCTGGGCCACTTCGCCCTCACCAACCTGCTCCTGGAGCACGTCACCGGCCGGGTGGTCACCGTGTCGTCGTCGCTGCACCGCAGGGCGCCGGGCATCGAGTTCGACAACGTCGACCTCGTGGGCCGCTACACCCCCTATCGGGCCTACAACCAGTCCAAGCTGGCCAACCTGCTGTTCACCCTGGAACTCCAGCGCCGGCTCGCGGACGCGGGCTCGCCGGTGCTGGCGGTCGCCGCCCATCCCGGCTACGCGGCCACGAACCTGCAGTCCCACTCGGGCAGCCGCGTCCAGCGCGCACTGCTCGCCGTGGGGAACAGGGTCTTCGCGCAGAACGCCACCGCGGGCGCCCTGCCCACGATCTACGCGGCGACGCAGGACGTGCCCGGCGCGGCCTACGCCGGTCCCAAGAACATGGGCGGCCAGCGCGGTGCTCCGGCCCTGGCCGGGCGGAGCGAGGCCGCCTGGAACAGCGTGGCCGCGCACCGCCTGTGGGCCCTGTCCGAGGAGCTCACCGGGGTGACCTTCCCGCTCACGTCGTCGACGGGCTGA
- a CDS encoding nitronate monooxygenase — MALKDLLAERPLIQAPMAGGASTPALVAAVAGAGGTGFLAAGYRTAQDVADQVRAVREGGTSAFGVNVFVPSPAVAAPAELGDLRTELAAESRRYGTELGEPRHDDDAWRDKIDLLCDLAVPLVTFTFGCPDAAVLERLRRAGSATMITVTTVAEARVAVERGTDGVCVQGLEAGGHRGCYDPRTGGDRPLPDLLPDVVEAVGVPVVATGGLMTGADVAAVLDAGAHAAQLGTAFLRCPESGAQPAHKAALADPDFTETAVTWAFTGRPARGLVNRFVREHPGERYAYPEVHHMTRPLRAAAAAEGDPGGMALWAGQGFRAAEERPAVEIVARLREEAAARGRRI, encoded by the coding sequence ATGGCTCTGAAGGACCTGCTCGCGGAGCGGCCGCTGATCCAGGCGCCGATGGCCGGCGGCGCGTCCACACCGGCGCTGGTGGCCGCGGTGGCCGGAGCCGGGGGCACGGGCTTCCTCGCCGCGGGCTACCGGACGGCCCAGGACGTGGCCGACCAGGTCCGCGCGGTACGGGAGGGCGGGACGTCCGCTTTCGGGGTCAACGTGTTCGTGCCCTCCCCCGCCGTCGCCGCTCCGGCGGAGCTGGGCGACCTGCGCACCGAGCTCGCCGCCGAGTCCCGCCGGTACGGCACCGAGCTCGGCGAACCGCGCCACGACGACGACGCGTGGCGGGACAAGATCGACCTGTTGTGCGACCTGGCCGTGCCCCTGGTCACCTTCACGTTCGGCTGTCCGGACGCCGCGGTCCTGGAGCGGCTGCGGCGCGCGGGTTCGGCCACGATGATCACGGTGACCACGGTGGCGGAGGCGCGCGTCGCCGTCGAACGGGGCACGGACGGGGTCTGCGTCCAGGGCCTGGAGGCCGGCGGGCACCGAGGCTGCTACGACCCCCGCACCGGCGGGGACCGGCCGCTGCCCGACCTGCTGCCCGACGTGGTCGAGGCGGTCGGCGTGCCGGTCGTGGCCACCGGAGGGCTGATGACCGGGGCCGACGTCGCGGCCGTGCTGGACGCCGGCGCCCACGCCGCCCAGCTGGGCACGGCGTTCCTGCGGTGCCCCGAGAGCGGTGCCCAGCCCGCGCACAAGGCGGCCCTGGCCGATCCGGACTTCACCGAGACCGCGGTGACCTGGGCCTTCACCGGACGTCCCGCCCGTGGCCTGGTCAACCGGTTCGTCCGCGAGCACCCCGGGGAGCGCTACGCCTATCCGGAGGTCCACCACATGACCAGGCCGCTGCGGGCGGCGGCCGCCGCGGAGGGCGATCCCGGCGGGATGGCGCTGTGGGCGGGTCAGGGGTTCCGCGCCGCCGAGGAGCGGCCCGCGGTCGAGATCGTCGCACGGCTGCGCGAGGAGGCCGCCGCCCGCGGGCGGCGGATCTGA
- a CDS encoding TetR/AcrR family transcriptional regulator: MGAVRTPRERWIEEGLRALADGGPDAVRVEALAKRLGVTKGGFYGYFADRDALLAAMLDTWERESTDEVIERVEREGGDPKSKIHRAGMLTFSDDRLLPIDLAVRDWARRDEAVAARMRRVDNRRMDLLREMISTFCPDPDEVEARSVLAFCAAIGPHFLAADLARPRAEVLGRVADLLLDRPRKPAAPPEDR; encoded by the coding sequence ATGGGCGCTGTTCGCACGCCGCGCGAGAGGTGGATCGAGGAAGGACTGCGCGCCTTGGCCGACGGCGGCCCGGACGCCGTCCGCGTGGAGGCGCTGGCCAAGCGGCTCGGCGTCACCAAGGGCGGCTTCTACGGGTACTTCGCCGACCGCGACGCGCTACTCGCGGCGATGCTCGACACCTGGGAGCGGGAGAGCACGGACGAGGTGATCGAGCGCGTCGAGCGTGAGGGCGGCGATCCGAAATCCAAGATCCACCGCGCCGGAATGCTCACCTTCTCCGACGACCGCCTGCTGCCCATCGACCTCGCCGTCCGCGACTGGGCCCGGCGCGACGAGGCCGTCGCCGCGCGGATGCGCCGGGTGGACAACCGGCGCATGGACCTGCTGCGGGAGATGATCTCCACCTTCTGCCCCGACCCCGACGAGGTCGAGGCCCGCAGCGTGCTCGCGTTCTGCGCGGCGATCGGCCCGCACTTCCTCGCCGCCGACCTCGCACGCCCCCGGGCCGAGGTCCTCGGCCGCGTCGCCGACCTCCTGCTCGACCGCCCCCGCAAGCCCGCCGCTCCACCCGAGGACCGCTGA
- a CDS encoding DUF2867 domain-containing protein: MRLPHPAHTDRPWRIHALTRDFRLQDVWSYRMPGAGAGDFPAALAALRAADRPELESPAVRFLFAVRWKLGALLGWDEPQASASARVPTLRDRLPEDLRGLAPGPGPGNEPLTPVYELDDECAGELVNRTVHTVMHLGWVRADAGEYELRMAVLVKPNGLLGKLYMAAIAPFRYLIIYPALTRQWELAWRERARPEPIEGDRAGGDRTAGAASGGDRAGGAASRGDRAADEPGTVHGYLGEHELPASFRDPGPLTGFDYVDLFTRTTSEAATSEEWARAMFGDVPSAMERFIWRGLLGLRLSRGRSPHTVAGWRIAERGPDWIRLSAASWFLTSDLLIRAGDGQVSLLTSLRYDRLLGRVVWPPLSAVHRRLGPGLLHEAAAKIRAERGARTAP; this comes from the coding sequence ATGAGACTTCCTCACCCGGCCCACACCGATCGGCCGTGGCGGATCCACGCGCTCACCCGGGACTTCCGGCTGCAGGACGTGTGGTCGTACCGCATGCCCGGCGCCGGAGCCGGCGACTTTCCCGCGGCGCTCGCCGCGCTGCGGGCGGCCGACCGGCCCGAGCTGGAGTCCCCGGCGGTCCGCTTCCTGTTCGCGGTGCGCTGGAAGCTCGGCGCGCTCCTCGGATGGGACGAGCCTCAGGCGAGCGCCAGCGCGCGGGTCCCGACGCTGCGGGACCGGTTGCCGGAGGACCTGCGCGGACTCGCGCCCGGACCGGGCCCGGGGAACGAGCCGCTCACCCCGGTGTACGAGCTCGACGACGAGTGCGCCGGCGAACTGGTGAACAGGACCGTCCACACGGTCATGCACCTGGGGTGGGTACGGGCCGACGCCGGCGAGTACGAACTGCGTATGGCGGTCCTGGTGAAGCCCAACGGGCTCCTCGGGAAACTGTACATGGCCGCCATCGCCCCGTTCCGGTACCTCATCATCTATCCGGCGCTGACCCGGCAGTGGGAACTCGCGTGGCGGGAGCGCGCTCGCCCGGAGCCGATCGAGGGGGATCGGGCGGGCGGCGACCGGACCGCCGGGGCCGCGTCCGGTGGCGACCGCGCGGGCGGGGCCGCGTCCCGTGGCGACCGCGCGGCCGACGAGCCGGGCACCGTCCACGGGTACCTGGGGGAGCACGAGCTCCCCGCGTCCTTCCGCGACCCGGGACCGCTGACCGGCTTCGACTACGTCGACCTGTTCACCCGCACCACGTCCGAGGCGGCCACCTCCGAGGAGTGGGCCCGGGCGATGTTCGGTGACGTGCCCTCGGCCATGGAACGCTTCATCTGGCGGGGCCTGCTCGGCCTGCGGCTCAGCCGCGGACGGTCGCCCCACACCGTGGCCGGGTGGCGGATCGCCGAACGCGGCCCGGACTGGATCCGGTTGTCGGCCGCCTCCTGGTTCCTCACCAGCGACCTGCTCATCCGGGCGGGCGACGGGCAGGTGTCCCTGCTGACCTCCCTGCGCTACGACCGGTTGCTCGGCCGCGTGGTCTGGCCGCCGCTGTCCGCCGTCCACCGGCGTCTGGGTCCCGGACTGCTGCACGAGGCCGCCGCGAAGATCCGCGCCGAGCGCGGCGCACGGACGGCCCCGTAG
- a CDS encoding sensor histidine kinase — MREILRRRAHLLPDLLLWAVLATATVLDLIDTPSPLIVAETAMALLCLTAALVLARSRPGAALAVATAFPLGQQFVFVLGLVDRLSLVPLVTVAVIAFLAGQRSARVGPVITITLTVVLILLGLVAAQAVVSGSDARDFLSRLVDWLGAALVTIATVVAPWLFGRYLPWHHRLARGGWEVAERMERARAADADRARLRERTRIASQMHDSLGHDLALIAVRAAALEMASTETPEQRDAAAELRASAHEANLRLREIIGVLREETEVPAAEPVADLVQRATDAGMAVRLLREGPDPDPAEPGGRAAHRVVQEALTNAARYAPGTEVAVTVVRLAGRTRIDVEDTGPAGDRPAGHGGAVPPRDGQGGSGLAALRAQVEGLGGTFRAGSAGRGFAVHATVPDTGDAGVDPADAGPGAPATAGARAGGEPTETRRAHDEVRVRARRSLAVAVGVPLALAAVLTVVGFSLLSWISAHSVLPPESYERLSVGDTRAEVEPVLPRFAYPERSVDPLPPEPPGAECDFYLVTTEGGLPPVYRLCFVDGVLADKGEFDRIDR; from the coding sequence ATGCGCGAGATTCTGCGGCGTCGGGCGCACCTGCTCCCCGACCTGCTCCTGTGGGCGGTCCTGGCCACGGCGACCGTCCTCGACCTCATCGACACACCGTCGCCCCTGATCGTGGCGGAGACGGCCATGGCCCTGCTCTGCCTCACCGCGGCTCTGGTCCTGGCGCGCTCCCGACCCGGCGCCGCCCTCGCCGTCGCGACGGCCTTCCCCCTCGGACAGCAGTTCGTCTTCGTCCTGGGCCTGGTCGACCGGCTCAGCCTCGTGCCCCTGGTCACCGTCGCCGTCATCGCCTTTCTCGCCGGACAGCGCTCGGCCCGGGTCGGACCGGTCATCACGATCACGCTGACGGTCGTGCTCATCCTGCTCGGCCTGGTCGCGGCGCAGGCCGTGGTCTCCGGCTCCGACGCCCGTGACTTCCTGTCCCGGCTGGTCGACTGGCTCGGGGCCGCGCTCGTCACCATTGCGACCGTGGTCGCGCCATGGCTGTTCGGGCGGTACCTGCCCTGGCACCACCGCCTGGCCAGGGGCGGATGGGAGGTCGCCGAGCGCATGGAGCGGGCGCGCGCGGCCGACGCCGATCGCGCCCGCCTGCGCGAACGCACGCGGATCGCCTCGCAGATGCACGACTCGCTCGGGCACGACCTCGCCCTGATCGCCGTCCGCGCGGCCGCTCTGGAGATGGCCTCCACGGAGACTCCCGAGCAGCGCGACGCCGCCGCAGAGCTGCGCGCGTCGGCGCACGAGGCCAACCTCCGGCTGCGCGAGATCATCGGTGTGCTGCGCGAGGAGACCGAGGTCCCCGCGGCCGAACCCGTGGCCGACCTGGTCCAGCGCGCGACCGACGCGGGCATGGCGGTCCGGCTCCTGCGGGAGGGCCCCGACCCCGACCCCGCGGAGCCGGGCGGGCGGGCGGCCCACCGGGTGGTCCAGGAGGCTCTGACCAACGCGGCCCGGTACGCCCCGGGCACCGAGGTCGCGGTCACCGTCGTGCGCCTGGCGGGCCGCACCCGGATCGACGTCGAGGACACGGGGCCCGCCGGAGATCGCCCCGCCGGGCACGGCGGCGCCGTACCGCCGCGGGACGGGCAGGGCGGTTCGGGGCTGGCCGCGCTCCGCGCGCAGGTGGAAGGGCTCGGCGGCACGTTCCGGGCGGGGAGCGCCGGCCGCGGGTTCGCGGTCCACGCGACCGTCCCCGACACCGGCGACGCGGGCGTCGACCCGGCCGACGCGGGCCCCGGGGCACCGGCTACCGCGGGCGCACGGGCGGGCGGCGAGCCCACCGAGACCCGGCGCGCCCACGACGAGGTCCGCGTGCGCGCCCGCCGCTCCCTGGCCGTGGCCGTGGGCGTCCCGCTGGCCCTGGCCGCCGTACTGACCGTGGTCGGCTTCTCGCTGCTGTCGTGGATCAGTGCCCATTCGGTGCTGCCGCCGGAGAGCTACGAGCGCCTGTCCGTGGGCGACACCCGGGCCGAAGTCGAGCCGGTCCTGCCCCGGTTCGCCTATCCCGAGCGGTCCGTCGATCCGCTTCCCCCCGAGCCGCCCGGCGCCGAGTGCGACTTCTACCTGGTGACCACCGAGGGCGGTCTGCCCCCGGTGTACCGGCTCTGCTTCGTCGACGGCGTGCTCGCGGACAAGGGTGAGTTCGACCGGATCGACCGTTAG
- a CDS encoding penicillin acylase family protein: MRKHVLFRALLGAIAAIVALALVGALLGVWTVRRSFPETTGDLALPGLESAVTVLRDEHGVAHVYADTSHDLFMAQGFTHAQDRFWEMDFRRHVTAGRTAELFGPDQVATDAYLRTMGWRHVAEQEYELLDPDTQDYLDSYALGVNAWLDEHEGAEAGLEYGLLSALNGGHTIEPWTPEDSLAWLKAMAWDLGGNLQQETERAQLVAAGLSGEQVDELYPAYPFDRHAPITATDELNGVAADGGTEEPGAGDARADERRAPREHAPEELSSDDERSSEGGPASGEGPAPDARPVPDLPEAALTAVAGVAEGAERLPDLLGPGGPDIGSNSWVVSGDHTESGLPLLANDPHLGASMPSTWYQIGLHCTELSDACPFDVSGFSFSGLPGVIIGQNESIAWGLTNLNPDVMDLYVERIDGEGYVVDDEVLPLETREETIAVADGDDVDITVRSTHHGPLLSDAEAGADLAEIAQDPAAAREDGADGDGDEDGEGGDGSEGAGGEYAVALSWTALEPGTTADSIFGLNRARDWSDFRAAASRFDVPAQNLVYADNEGDIGYQAPGRVPVRGEGDGRYPAPGWDSAYDWEEYIPFDDLPSVHNPESGVIVTANQSGVDADYPYRLTDDWDYGYRGQRIHDLLNEAIADGPLTGADMSRIQLDSFHAAAESVIPHLLDVEVDGTAGHAQDLLRDWDQSTDPDSAGAAFYQATWRHLLPLLFDELDPVVMNGSSRGMYVVGGLLADPESAWWDGQEAAGRDEVLAAAMTAAADELTELLGDDPADWRWGDLHTLTATHESFGTSGIGPVEWLFNRGPVESSGGSSIVNATGWDPHEGYGITAVPSMRMVVDLSDRDASTWVHLTGNSGHAFHPNYDDQLALWSEGETLPFVVSEEAVRTAATDELTLTP, from the coding sequence ATGCGGAAACATGTCCTCTTTCGTGCGCTTTTGGGGGCTATAGCAGCGATCGTGGCGTTAGCCCTGGTCGGCGCACTCCTCGGCGTGTGGACCGTCCGGCGGTCCTTCCCCGAGACGACCGGGGACCTCGCGCTCCCCGGGCTGGAGTCGGCCGTCACCGTGCTCCGCGACGAGCACGGCGTCGCGCACGTGTACGCCGACACCTCCCACGACCTGTTCATGGCGCAGGGCTTCACCCACGCCCAGGACCGCTTCTGGGAGATGGACTTCCGCCGCCACGTCACGGCCGGGCGCACCGCCGAGCTCTTCGGCCCGGACCAGGTGGCCACCGACGCCTACCTGCGCACGATGGGCTGGCGCCACGTCGCCGAGCAGGAGTACGAGCTGCTCGACCCGGACACCCAGGACTACCTGGACTCCTACGCCCTGGGCGTCAACGCCTGGCTCGACGAGCACGAGGGCGCCGAAGCCGGGCTGGAGTACGGCCTGCTCTCCGCGCTCAACGGCGGCCACACCATCGAACCCTGGACCCCCGAGGACAGCCTCGCCTGGCTCAAGGCCATGGCCTGGGACCTGGGCGGCAACCTCCAGCAGGAGACCGAGCGGGCCCAGCTCGTGGCGGCCGGCCTGAGCGGGGAGCAGGTGGACGAGCTCTACCCCGCCTACCCCTTCGACCGGCACGCGCCGATCACCGCCACCGACGAGCTGAACGGGGTCGCCGCCGACGGCGGCACCGAGGAGCCCGGAGCCGGGGACGCCCGCGCCGACGAGCGGCGGGCCCCGAGAGAGCACGCCCCCGAAGAACTCTCCTCCGATGACGAACGCTCTTCCGAGGGCGGTCCGGCCTCCGGCGAGGGCCCCGCACCGGACGCGCGCCCGGTCCCGGACCTGCCCGAAGCGGCCCTGACCGCCGTCGCCGGCGTGGCCGAGGGCGCCGAACGGCTGCCCGACCTGCTCGGCCCCGGCGGCCCCGACATCGGCTCCAACTCCTGGGTCGTGAGCGGCGACCACACCGAGAGCGGACTCCCCCTGCTGGCCAACGACCCCCACCTGGGCGCGTCCATGCCCTCCACCTGGTACCAGATCGGGCTGCACTGCACCGAGCTCAGCGACGCCTGCCCCTTCGACGTCAGCGGGTTCAGCTTCTCCGGTCTGCCCGGCGTCATCATCGGACAGAACGAGTCGATCGCCTGGGGCCTGACCAACCTCAACCCCGACGTGATGGACCTGTACGTCGAGCGGATCGACGGCGAGGGCTACGTGGTCGACGACGAGGTCCTGCCCCTGGAGACACGCGAGGAGACCATCGCGGTGGCCGACGGGGACGACGTCGACATCACCGTGCGCTCCACCCACCACGGCCCCCTGCTCTCGGACGCCGAGGCGGGCGCCGACCTGGCCGAGATCGCGCAGGACCCGGCCGCGGCCCGCGAGGACGGCGCGGACGGAGACGGCGACGAGGACGGAGAGGGCGGCGACGGCAGCGAGGGCGCGGGCGGAGAGTACGCGGTCGCCCTGAGCTGGACCGCCCTGGAGCCGGGCACCACGGCCGACTCGATCTTCGGGTTGAACCGCGCCCGCGACTGGTCCGACTTCCGTGCGGCGGCGAGCCGGTTCGACGTGCCCGCGCAGAACCTGGTCTACGCCGACAACGAGGGCGACATCGGGTACCAGGCACCCGGCCGCGTCCCCGTCCGGGGCGAGGGCGACGGCCGCTACCCGGCACCGGGATGGGACTCCGCCTACGACTGGGAGGAGTACATCCCCTTCGACGATCTGCCCAGCGTGCACAACCCGGAATCCGGCGTCATCGTCACCGCGAACCAGTCGGGTGTGGACGCCGACTACCCCTACCGGCTCACCGACGACTGGGACTACGGCTACCGCGGCCAGCGGATCCACGACCTCCTGAACGAGGCGATCGCCGACGGTCCGCTCACCGGTGCGGACATGTCCCGCATCCAGCTGGACTCCTTCCACGCCGCCGCCGAGAGCGTGATCCCCCACCTCCTCGACGTCGAGGTGGACGGGACCGCCGGTCACGCCCAGGACCTGCTGCGCGACTGGGACCAGAGCACCGACCCCGACTCCGCCGGCGCGGCGTTCTACCAGGCCACCTGGCGCCACCTGCTGCCGCTGCTCTTCGACGAGCTGGACCCGGTGGTCATGAACGGCAGCTCCCGCGGGATGTACGTGGTCGGCGGGCTGCTGGCCGACCCCGAGTCCGCGTGGTGGGACGGGCAGGAGGCCGCGGGCCGCGACGAGGTGCTGGCCGCGGCGATGACCGCGGCGGCCGACGAGCTCACCGAGCTGCTCGGCGACGACCCCGCCGACTGGCGCTGGGGCGACCTGCACACGCTCACGGCGACGCACGAGTCGTTCGGCACGTCGGGCATCGGGCCGGTGGAGTGGCTGTTCAACCGGGGCCCGGTCGAGAGCTCCGGCGGATCGTCCATCGTCAACGCCACCGGCTGGGACCCCCACGAGGGGTACGGCATCACGGCGGTGCCGTCCATGCGCATGGTGGTGGACCTGTCCGACCGCGACGCCTCCACCTGGGTGCACCTGACCGGGAACTCGGGGCACGCCTTCCACCCGAACTACGACGACCAGCTCGCGCTGTGGAGCGAGGGCGAGACCCTGCCGTTCGTGGTGTCGGAGGAGGCCGTCCGCACGGCCGCGACGGACGAGCTCACCCTCACGCCGTAG